A part of Cyanobacteriota bacterium genomic DNA contains:
- a CDS encoding flagellar hook-basal body complex protein FliE translates to MQNYGQLPQMPTMPGAQKLLHGHISVGDKVNGASFGDTVSQMLNKANNIMGEPEKLSIEAVKTGNVDIHEVMIALGKSGVAFKLITAMTQKVVGAFDKLSSMQV, encoded by the coding sequence ATGCAAAACTACGGACAATTACCTCAGATGCCTACGATGCCAGGAGCACAGAAATTGCTACACGGACACATTAGTGTTGGCGACAAAGTCAATGGAGCCAGTTTCGGTGACACAGTCTCGCAAATGCTCAATAAGGCTAACAATATTATGGGTGAACCAGAGAAATTAAGTATTGAAGCCGTAAAAACAGGCAATGTTGATATTCATGAAGTCATGATTGCTCTTGGTAAATCAGGAGTGGCATTTAAGTTAATAACCGCGATGACTCAAAAGGTTGTTGGAGCATTTGATAAATTATCTAGTATGCAAGTTTAA
- a CDS encoding ATP synthase F0 subunit B: protein MHGETTLTQLFQESNAINFIFAAAILYFFLVKVLPESASKRKSELEQEIAKAQELKEEAEAKLTELEKEIDRAKAESTRIINSAKDNAEDIKNKTVAAAKAEIAKLNANATKEIEMQRIIAIESLRKEVAISVINETEKSLKSKQGEIDSLIKDKLKKDLAKV from the coding sequence ATGCACGGCGAAACAACATTAACTCAATTATTTCAAGAAAGTAATGCGATCAATTTCATATTTGCTGCAGCAATACTCTATTTCTTTTTGGTCAAAGTATTGCCAGAATCAGCATCTAAACGCAAGTCTGAACTAGAACAAGAAATAGCCAAAGCTCAAGAACTGAAAGAAGAAGCTGAAGCAAAATTAACCGAGCTAGAAAAAGAAATCGATAGAGCGAAGGCAGAATCAACAAGAATAATAAATAGCGCTAAAGACAACGCAGAAGACATTAAAAACAAAACAGTAGCTGCGGCTAAAGCAGAGATTGCCAAGCTCAATGCTAACGCAACAAAAGAAATTGAAATGCAAAGAATAATTGCAATTGAGAGTCTTCGCAAAGAAGTCGCAATTAGCGTCATTAACGAAACAGAAAAATCACTCAAATCTAAACAAGGTGAAATTGATTCTTTAATCAAAGACAAACTCAAAAAGGACTTGGCTAAGGTATAA
- the atpE gene encoding ATP synthase F0 subunit C produces MAEMETMGLAIGTGLAALGVTGPAIGVGLVAGKMLEGSARQPEHTGSLFTNAIIFAGMAEALGILAWLVSFLLFGKIG; encoded by the coding sequence ATGGCAGAAATGGAAACAATGGGACTTGCAATCGGTACTGGTTTAGCAGCATTAGGTGTAACTGGCCCAGCAATCGGTGTAGGACTAGTAGCTGGCAAAATGCTTGAGGGATCAGCAAGACAACCTGAACATACAGGATCATTATTCACAAACGCAATCATCTTTGCAGGTATGGCAGAAGCGCTAGGTATCCTTGCATGGTTAGTTTCGTTCTTATTATTTGGTAAAATTGGTTAA
- a CDS encoding ATP synthase F0 subunit B: MVSINFTAVIFALSFIGFLYLMKFVFFDKVAAVIDQREGHIKDKLVASRKAQERIEQEIENQNPKELLAQAKSSSSSILNDAMNIATKDKDKLVNAAKTEFNSKLEASLTSLKKEETELRKSIDSIITELVATTVDKLISELNTKEKALN, from the coding sequence TTGGTTTCAATAAATTTCACGGCAGTAATCTTCGCGTTAAGCTTTATCGGCTTTCTTTATTTAATGAAGTTCGTCTTCTTTGATAAGGTTGCTGCTGTGATTGACCAAAGAGAAGGTCATATCAAAGACAAACTTGTAGCATCTAGGAAGGCACAAGAAAGGATCGAACAAGAAATCGAGAACCAAAATCCGAAAGAGCTTTTAGCACAAGCTAAATCAAGCTCAAGTAGCATCCTTAATGATGCAATGAATATTGCCACCAAGGACAAAGACAAACTAGTGAACGCAGCCAAAACTGAATTCAACAGTAAGTTAGAAGCTAGCCTAACTAGCCTCAAAAAAGAAGAAACTGAACTTAGAAAAAGCATCGATTCTATAATTACAGAATTGGTTGCAACAACAGTTGACAAGCTAATTTCAGAACTCAACACTAAAGAAAAGGCATTAAACTAA